The sequence CAGAAGCAGGTGCAGATCGACGAGTTGGGCAGCCCGGGAGACAGCGAGTACCAGCGCGTCCTCCGCGTCCCCGGGAGCGCCTCCGTAGTCGTTCGCGAGATCGGAGGCCGCGATCTCTACGAGGTGCCGTTGAACGAGGTCGTCGCCCTGATGCGGCACCGACTCGAAGTGTTTCCGAGCGCGTCACACGAGGAGCTGATGCGCTTCGTCCTTGATACCTACGGCTGGAAGCGCCTCACCGACAAGGCCCGCACCTACCTGACCGATGCAATCCGCTTGATGTACGGGGACTAATCGCTACTTGAGCCCTCGCGAGTTGCCCACCGGCCGCTTCTACTCAAGGACGAGCGTGTGGACGAGGTCCCAGGAGGCCGACACCCGGTCGCCCGTTTGGAATGCGGACTCGTCCTCGTGGGACATGCGCTGGCTGACGAGCTGGCCCAGGCCCGGCACGTCGACGTGGAAGAGGCTCATCGCCCCGAGGTAGATGACCTCCTCCACCGTTCCTACGACCACGGATCCGTCGGGGTGGGCAGGAGCGCCGGCCGGACCCAGGGCGATGCGCTCGGGCCGGACCGCCGCCCGCAGCGTGGTACCGACCGCCACATCCGCATCCACACGAGCAATCACCCAGCCTTCACCGACCGTCATACCGCCGGTGCCGTCCTGTCGCTGCTGGATC is a genomic window of bacterium containing:
- a CDS encoding TOBE domain-containing protein, which encodes MTVGEGWVIARVDADVAVGTTLRAAVRPERIALGPAGAPAHPDGSVVVGTVEEVIYLGAMSLFHVDVPGLGQLVSQRMSHEDESAFQTGDRVSASWDLVHTLVLE